In Natronomonas halophila, one DNA window encodes the following:
- a CDS encoding alpha-ketoacid dehydrogenase subunit beta, with amino-acid sequence MTEKSITEALREALDEELQRDERVYVVGEDVGDFGGNFGETQGLQEKYGDKRVRDTPLSEIGITGHALGAAVGGMRPVAELQFADFAATAGDEMVNQIPKMGYISGGQFTLPMTVLAPSGAGIRSGAQHSQSVHAWMGNQPGFVVVTASTPYDAKGLLKSAIRDDNPVFFLPHKNLMGKKGEVPDEEYTLPLGEAAVERTGEDVTVVATQQMFHRAMEAAEQLAGDIDVEVVNPRTFAPLDTETIRESVRKTGRLVAVDETPLRYGTQGYIVSEVVSNDFFSFDAPPQTVGVEDTPIPFSPPLEDEVIPDTEEILAAIRRTF; translated from the coding sequence ATGACGGAGAAATCCATCACCGAGGCCCTCCGCGAGGCGCTCGACGAGGAACTGCAGCGGGACGAACGGGTCTACGTCGTCGGCGAGGACGTGGGCGACTTCGGCGGGAACTTCGGCGAGACGCAAGGGCTTCAGGAGAAGTACGGCGACAAGCGAGTCCGTGATACGCCGCTGTCGGAAATCGGCATCACCGGTCACGCTCTCGGCGCGGCGGTCGGTGGGATGCGTCCCGTGGCCGAACTGCAGTTCGCGGACTTCGCTGCGACTGCCGGCGACGAGATGGTCAATCAGATTCCCAAGATGGGCTACATCAGTGGCGGCCAGTTCACCCTCCCGATGACCGTCCTCGCCCCCTCGGGAGCGGGCATCCGCTCGGGCGCCCAACACTCACAGAGCGTCCACGCGTGGATGGGCAACCAACCGGGCTTCGTCGTCGTCACCGCAAGCACTCCCTACGACGCCAAGGGACTGCTCAAAAGCGCCATTCGGGACGACAATCCCGTCTTTTTCCTCCCGCACAAGAACCTCATGGGCAAGAAAGGCGAGGTGCCAGACGAGGAGTACACCCTCCCGCTCGGCGAGGCGGCCGTCGAACGGACCGGCGAGGACGTTACCGTCGTCGCGACCCAACAGATGTTCCATCGGGCGATGGAGGCGGCCGAGCAACTCGCCGGGGACATCGACGTCGAAGTCGTCAATCCCCGGACGTTCGCGCCGCTGGATACGGAGACGATTCGCGAGAGCGTCCGCAAAACCGGCCGACTGGTCGCCGTCGACGAGACGCCGCTCCGCTACGGGACGCAGGGATACATCGTAAGCGAAGTCGTCTCGAACGACTTCTTCAGTTTCGACGCCCCGCCGCAGACGGTCGGCGTCGAGGACACGCCGATTCCGTTCAGCCCGCCGCTGGAGGACGAGGTAATCCCGGACACCGAAGAAATACTGGCAGCGATTCGGCGGACGTTCTGA
- a CDS encoding thiamine pyrophosphate-dependent dehydrogenase E1 component subunit alpha, whose amino-acid sequence MVSESNPDVDDLPRETADVLLDEMMRIRAFDDAALEQFREGDVPGFLHLCHGHEASHAGMGVAMAPDDWLAVGGSRLHGQYLVKGVPMPEAMAEIYGKETGPNRGKGGSMHLADYDRHLYGHAATIGSGQNPAAGIALAQQMRETGNVVVSTIGDGGTSRGSFHTALVFAATWDLPVVYVIENNEFAISYDAENLPIEQLSDYGEPLDMPTESVDGSDPVAVHEAVSAAVDRARSGGGPTVIESRVTRMRGHFEGDKQQYRTETDADASEADPLTSFRDRLIEAGHITAAEYDDRYAEFEAKAREAVEFAQESDFPDSEVAYDDIYEEPLYGQEGGDR is encoded by the coding sequence ATGGTTAGCGAGTCGAACCCAGACGTAGACGACCTGCCGAGAGAGACGGCCGACGTGCTCCTCGACGAGATGATGCGGATTCGCGCCTTCGACGACGCGGCGCTCGAACAGTTCAGGGAAGGCGACGTTCCGGGATTCCTCCATCTCTGTCACGGCCACGAGGCGTCCCACGCCGGGATGGGCGTCGCGATGGCACCGGACGACTGGCTCGCCGTCGGCGGGTCACGACTCCACGGCCAGTACCTCGTCAAGGGCGTCCCGATGCCGGAGGCGATGGCCGAGATATACGGGAAGGAAACCGGACCGAACCGGGGCAAAGGCGGGTCGATGCATCTGGCCGATTACGACCGGCACCTCTACGGTCACGCTGCCACCATCGGGTCCGGACAGAACCCGGCGGCGGGCATCGCCCTCGCACAGCAGATGCGGGAGACGGGCAACGTCGTCGTCTCGACGATTGGCGACGGTGGCACCTCACGGGGCTCGTTCCACACGGCGCTCGTGTTCGCAGCCACGTGGGACCTCCCTGTCGTCTACGTCATCGAGAACAACGAGTTCGCCATCTCCTACGACGCCGAGAACCTCCCGATAGAGCAGCTATCTGACTACGGGGAGCCACTCGATATGCCCACGGAATCGGTCGATGGGTCGGACCCGGTCGCCGTCCACGAGGCGGTTTCGGCGGCCGTCGACCGGGCGCGTTCCGGCGGCGGGCCGACGGTAATCGAGAGCCGCGTGACCCGGATGCGCGGCCACTTCGAGGGGGACAAACAGCAGTACCGAACCGAGACGGACGCCGACGCCAGCGAGGCCGACCCGCTAACGTCGTTCCGTGACCGACTGATAGAAGCCGGCCACATCACCGCCGCCGAATACGACGATAGATACGCCGAGTTCGAGGCTAAGGCGAGAGAGGCGGTCGAGTTCGCACAGGAAAGCGATTTCCCGGACTCCGAGGTGGCATACGATGACATCTACGAGGAGCCACTCTACGGACAGGAGGGGGGCGACCGATGA
- a CDS encoding 2,3-butanediol dehydrogenase, translated as MRAAVYHGQRDVRVEDVDPRPVGPDDVEIEVAYCGICGSDVHEYAAGPIAIPDENPHPLTDETLPLTLGHEFSGTVREVGEAVDDVAVGDRVTVNPAIWCGDCRFCQEGDYHRCVAGGSIGLAGWGGGLAERAVVPATQVVPVPDDVGLDYAALAEPYAVALHAVRRSSLQSGDDCVVFGAGPIGLGIAQTSRLAGARRVYVSEPQDGRRAVADELGMEAIDPTEDDPVRLVSSETDGGADVAYEAAGVEPALEAALRTTVRGGEVLLVSVFEEEATIQPNYLMMAERSIVGSIAYRTGPRAADYEFAAVLEAIADGRLDPEPLVTKRIGLDDVVKDGFDALTDPDEQVKILVSP; from the coding sequence ATGCGTGCAGCAGTCTACCACGGCCAACGAGACGTGCGAGTCGAGGACGTCGACCCCCGACCGGTCGGCCCGGACGACGTGGAAATCGAAGTCGCCTACTGCGGTATCTGTGGGTCGGACGTCCACGAGTACGCCGCCGGCCCTATCGCCATCCCGGACGAAAATCCCCATCCGCTCACCGACGAGACGCTGCCGCTGACGCTGGGCCACGAGTTCAGCGGGACGGTCCGAGAGGTGGGTGAGGCCGTCGACGACGTCGCGGTCGGTGACCGCGTCACCGTCAACCCGGCCATCTGGTGTGGCGACTGTCGGTTCTGTCAGGAGGGCGATTACCATCGCTGCGTTGCTGGCGGGAGTATCGGGCTCGCCGGATGGGGTGGTGGACTCGCCGAACGAGCCGTCGTCCCTGCCACACAGGTCGTCCCCGTTCCCGACGACGTCGGCCTCGATTACGCCGCGCTCGCCGAACCCTATGCCGTCGCGCTGCACGCCGTCCGTCGGTCGAGCCTCCAGTCCGGCGACGACTGTGTCGTCTTCGGTGCGGGGCCAATCGGACTCGGTATCGCCCAGACCAGTCGGCTCGCAGGGGCGCGGCGTGTCTACGTGAGCGAACCGCAGGACGGACGCCGGGCCGTCGCTGACGAACTCGGGATGGAAGCGATAGACCCGACCGAAGACGACCCCGTGCGGCTGGTATCGAGCGAAACGGACGGCGGTGCCGACGTGGCCTACGAAGCGGCGGGCGTCGAACCCGCCCTCGAAGCCGCACTCCGGACCACCGTTCGCGGCGGCGAGGTACTGTTGGTCAGCGTCTTCGAGGAGGAAGCGACGATTCAGCCGAACTACCTGATGATGGCCGAACGGTCCATCGTCGGCTCTATCGCCTACCGGACCGGACCACGGGCCGCCGACTACGAGTTCGCGGCCGTCTTGGAGGCAATCGCCGACGGGCGACTGGACCCCGAACCGCTCGTCACGAAACGCATCGGCCTCGACGACGTGGTTAAAGACGGTTTCGACGCGCTCACCGACCCCGACGAACAGGTGAAGATACTCGTTTCGCCCTGA
- a CDS encoding acyl-CoA dehydrogenase family protein gives MHLVDYPESDRANELARKTRDLMDEVILPFERDLGPGEAISDSELESLREAAKDYGVYCPQMPEEYGGMGESFRDSLAVFEEAGQSLLGPPALRVDAPDEGNMHTIELAGTEAQKERWLPPLIEGEAKSAFSMTEPAPGGGSDPKMIKTTAEKDGDEWVIDGHKWWTSNGYEADVFLVMARTDQDAHPYEGCSIFLVPAEADGLELVRDVPSMDSSMLEVSHAEVRYDGVRVPEENILGAENEGFQIAQRRLGPARLTHCMRFCGMADRALAIARAYMQHRDAFGSSLADKQSLRHKIAEQELALHTTRTTTRDAARRISEGHQARIPVAMCKVKAARMVQEAVDLAIQCCGGAGLSRDLPLVDFYEGLRFFRIGDGADEVHLRSIAREAFEDEHVADADLANLPEF, from the coding sequence ATGCACCTAGTCGACTATCCCGAGTCCGACCGGGCGAACGAACTCGCTCGGAAGACACGGGACCTGATGGATGAGGTAATCCTGCCGTTCGAGCGAGACCTCGGCCCCGGTGAGGCGATATCGGATTCCGAACTGGAATCGCTCCGTGAGGCCGCCAAGGACTACGGCGTCTACTGCCCCCAGATGCCGGAGGAGTACGGTGGGATGGGCGAATCGTTCCGGGATTCGCTGGCCGTCTTCGAGGAGGCCGGCCAGTCGCTGTTGGGGCCGCCGGCCCTTCGGGTCGATGCGCCCGACGAGGGCAACATGCACACCATCGAACTCGCGGGGACGGAGGCCCAGAAGGAGCGGTGGTTACCGCCACTAATCGAAGGCGAGGCGAAGTCCGCCTTCTCGATGACCGAACCGGCACCCGGCGGCGGGTCGGACCCGAAGATGATCAAGACGACCGCCGAGAAGGACGGCGACGAGTGGGTCATCGACGGCCACAAGTGGTGGACATCGAACGGCTACGAGGCCGACGTGTTCCTCGTGATGGCCCGCACCGATCAGGATGCTCACCCCTACGAGGGCTGTTCGATATTCCTCGTCCCCGCCGAGGCAGACGGGCTCGAACTCGTCCGCGACGTGCCCTCGATGGACAGTTCGATGCTGGAGGTAAGCCACGCGGAGGTGCGATACGACGGCGTTCGCGTCCCCGAGGAGAACATCCTCGGCGCGGAAAACGAAGGGTTCCAGATTGCTCAGCGCCGACTCGGGCCGGCGCGGCTGACTCACTGTATGCGCTTCTGTGGGATGGCCGACCGCGCGCTCGCCATCGCTCGGGCGTATATGCAGCATCGGGACGCCTTCGGGTCTTCGCTGGCCGACAAGCAGTCCCTTCGGCACAAAATCGCCGAGCAGGAACTCGCGTTGCATACCACTCGGACGACAACCCGTGATGCCGCACGGCGCATAAGCGAGGGCCATCAGGCCCGCATCCCCGTTGCGATGTGTAAGGTCAAAGCCGCACGGATGGTCCAGGAGGCCGTCGACCTCGCCATCCAGTGTTGTGGCGGCGCCGGCCTCTCCCGGGACCTCCCGCTCGTCGATTTCTACGAGGGACTTCGCTTCTTCCGCATCGGCGACGGCGCCGACGAGGTCCACCTCCGGTCGATTGCCCGCGAGGCCTTCGAGGACGAACACGTCGCCGACGCCGACCTCGCGAACCTACCGGAGTTCTGA
- a CDS encoding AMP-binding protein, whose product MSDSVTEIVHEPSREFVESTNVWEFMQAYDIDDYEELIERTTTDVDGVEASGVDWFWDDLVDYLDIEFYEDYDRVRDDTDGPQFSDWYPGGKLNAAHNVLDRHAARDSETRNKVACIWEGEDGEVREVTYHELHRQANQVANALEARGVGTGDTVGLYMPMVPEVTAILYGCFKVGAIAVPIFSGFGVDATATRIEDPAVDVLFTGDGFLRRGDPVTLKSSADEAIAQADTDVESVIVFDRLGASAADSDLSVPMTDGRDEWWADTVAEADDDYETKSLPSDQESMLLYSSGTTGKPKGIVHTHAGALMQAAKEVYFGFDLKPSDRFFWVSDIGWMMGPWTLIGNHAFGGTIVMYEGAPDYPQPDRFWEMIDRHDVTQFGISPTAIRALRKQGDEWVEGHDLSSLRLLGSTGEPWDPESWMWFYENVGGGDTPIINISGGTEIMGCFLMPMPIQSLKPCTLGGPGLGMDIDIVDATGASIKEDNERGYLVARDSCPSMTKSLWSGDERYLDEYWARFEDPPMWDHGDWAQKDEDGFWFLHGRADDALNVAGRKVGPAEVEGAAMEHDGVNQAAAVGAPDDTTGTAVVLYVIVEEGIEETTAFREEVREMVGEELGKPFRPREVLFVDEFPKTQSGKIIRRAVEAIYTGEELGDMSSIENPEALAALEDPR is encoded by the coding sequence ATGTCAGACAGCGTCACGGAGATAGTCCACGAGCCGAGCCGTGAGTTCGTCGAGTCGACGAACGTCTGGGAGTTCATGCAGGCCTACGACATCGACGACTACGAGGAGTTAATCGAGCGGACGACGACCGACGTCGATGGCGTCGAGGCCTCCGGCGTCGACTGGTTCTGGGACGACCTCGTCGACTACCTCGACATCGAGTTCTACGAGGACTACGACCGGGTCAGGGACGACACCGACGGCCCCCAGTTTTCCGACTGGTATCCGGGTGGCAAACTCAACGCCGCTCACAACGTCCTCGACCGTCACGCCGCCCGGGACTCGGAGACCCGCAACAAGGTCGCCTGCATCTGGGAGGGCGAGGACGGCGAGGTTCGGGAAGTCACCTACCACGAGTTACACCGACAGGCCAATCAGGTCGCCAACGCCCTCGAAGCCCGCGGCGTAGGGACCGGCGATACCGTCGGCCTCTACATGCCGATGGTGCCGGAAGTTACGGCCATCCTCTATGGGTGTTTCAAGGTCGGCGCTATCGCCGTGCCGATCTTCTCCGGGTTCGGGGTCGACGCGACTGCTACTCGCATCGAGGACCCCGCGGTGGACGTCCTCTTTACCGGCGACGGCTTCCTTCGTCGGGGCGACCCCGTGACGCTCAAATCGTCCGCAGACGAGGCCATCGCACAAGCCGACACGGACGTTGAATCGGTGATCGTCTTCGACCGGCTCGGCGCCAGCGCTGCCGACTCCGACCTCTCGGTGCCCATGACCGACGGCCGCGACGAGTGGTGGGCCGATACCGTCGCCGAGGCCGACGACGACTACGAGACCAAGTCCCTCCCGAGCGACCAGGAGTCGATGCTCCTCTACTCGTCGGGAACGACGGGGAAGCCGAAGGGTATCGTCCACACCCACGCTGGCGCGCTCATGCAGGCGGCCAAGGAGGTGTATTTCGGCTTCGACCTCAAGCCGTCGGACCGTTTCTTTTGGGTGTCGGACATCGGCTGGATGATGGGGCCGTGGACGCTCATCGGCAATCACGCCTTTGGCGGCACTATCGTCATGTACGAGGGGGCACCCGACTACCCGCAACCGGACCGGTTTTGGGAGATGATCGACCGCCACGACGTCACGCAGTTCGGTATCTCGCCGACCGCCATCCGGGCGCTCCGCAAGCAGGGCGACGAGTGGGTCGAGGGCCACGACCTCTCGTCGCTTCGACTGCTCGGGTCGACGGGCGAACCGTGGGACCCCGAATCCTGGATGTGGTTCTACGAAAACGTCGGCGGGGGCGACACGCCTATTATCAACATCTCCGGCGGCACCGAAATCATGGGCTGTTTCCTGATGCCGATGCCCATCCAGTCGCTGAAGCCGTGTACGCTCGGCGGCCCCGGCCTCGGGATGGACATCGACATCGTCGATGCGACCGGCGCATCCATCAAGGAGGACAACGAGCGTGGCTATCTGGTCGCCCGCGACTCCTGTCCGTCGATGACCAAATCGCTGTGGAGCGGTGACGAGCGCTATCTCGACGAATACTGGGCGCGGTTCGAGGACCCGCCGATGTGGGACCACGGCGACTGGGCCCAGAAGGACGAGGACGGTTTCTGGTTCCTGCACGGCCGTGCGGACGACGCCCTGAACGTCGCCGGCCGGAAGGTCGGCCCCGCGGAAGTCGAGGGCGCGGCGATGGAACACGACGGCGTCAATCAGGCCGCCGCAGTGGGGGCGCCCGACGACACGACCGGGACCGCAGTGGTGTTGTACGTCATCGTCGAGGAAGGTATCGAGGAGACGACCGCGTTCCGCGAGGAGGTCCGCGAGATGGTCGGCGAGGAACTCGGCAAACCGTTCCGGCCTCGCGAGGTGCTCTTCGTCGACGAGTTCCCAAAAACGCAGTCGGGCAAAATCATCCGCCGTGCGGTCGAGGCAATCTACACCGGCGAGGAACTGGGCGATATGAGCAGCATCGAGAACCCCGAGGCGCTCGCGGCGCTCGAAGACCCGCGGTAG
- a CDS encoding SDR family oxidoreductase, protein MAGLGDTPASTEIFTDDLLGGEVALITGGGTGIGEQIALAFADHGADVAIASRDMDHLEPVAEKIEEKGQNACATTVDVREYESVERMVETTVDELGSIDILVNNAGANFVTPTEELTPNGWRAVVGTILDGTAYCTFAAAEHMREQGGGVILAMGATNSERGAPFHAHSGAGKAGIHNLMQTIAAEWAEDGIRANTVAPGVIETEGIKGATGGSLPDELLEDIPSGRFGTAADCVPTVVFLASPAAAYVTGGYFTVDGGQLTAPLPFDF, encoded by the coding sequence ATGGCGGGGCTTGGAGACACGCCGGCGAGTACCGAGATATTTACCGACGACCTTCTGGGGGGGGAAGTCGCGCTCATCACCGGTGGCGGCACCGGCATCGGCGAGCAAATCGCGCTCGCGTTCGCCGACCACGGCGCCGACGTCGCCATCGCCAGTCGTGACATGGACCACCTCGAACCGGTCGCCGAGAAAATCGAGGAGAAAGGCCAGAACGCCTGTGCGACGACCGTTGACGTCCGCGAGTACGAATCAGTCGAACGGATGGTCGAGACGACCGTCGACGAACTCGGGAGCATCGACATCCTCGTCAACAACGCGGGTGCGAACTTCGTGACGCCCACCGAGGAACTCACTCCCAATGGGTGGCGCGCGGTCGTCGGGACGATTCTCGACGGCACCGCCTACTGTACGTTCGCGGCCGCCGAACACATGCGCGAGCAGGGCGGCGGCGTCATCCTGGCGATGGGCGCGACCAACTCCGAGCGCGGCGCGCCGTTCCACGCCCACTCCGGGGCGGGTAAGGCCGGTATCCACAACCTCATGCAGACGATTGCCGCCGAATGGGCCGAGGACGGTATCCGAGCCAACACTGTCGCGCCCGGCGTCATCGAGACGGAGGGAATCAAGGGCGCGACCGGCGGGTCCCTGCCCGACGAACTCCTCGAAGATATCCCCTCCGGGCGCTTCGGGACGGCAGCGGACTGCGTTCCGACCGTGGTGTTCCTCGCGAGTCCCGCCGCGGCCTACGTCACCGGCGGCTACTTCACCGTCGACGGCGGCCAGTTGACCGCACCGCTCCCGTTCGATTTCTAA
- a CDS encoding 3-keto-5-aminohexanoate cleavage protein, producing MTIENQASTKGNDPDKAIISAALTGALTTRDQCEAIPYTPEEIAEDAAAARENGAAIAHIHARTDDGEQTFDTDTYQEIYDEVRDRTDILINFSTGAMDATVEERLEYLREVQPDIAALNMGSMNYAKYSESREDFVFNMVFENSFDDIQTFVQTMNEAGIKPELECFDTGHIGNTRPLLKSGDLDHPLQFSLIMGVLGGIPATIDNLANQVRELPENANWQVIGISEDQWPLASAALSMGGNVRVGLEDNFYLPNGEMSTNPELVGKAAEMTRNVGREPATPDEAREILGMV from the coding sequence ATGACAATCGAAAACCAAGCATCCACGAAAGGAAACGACCCGGATAAGGCGATTATCTCGGCCGCGCTAACCGGTGCGCTGACGACGCGGGACCAGTGTGAAGCGATTCCGTATACGCCCGAGGAGATCGCCGAGGACGCCGCTGCCGCCCGCGAGAACGGCGCCGCAATCGCCCACATCCACGCACGGACCGACGACGGCGAGCAGACCTTCGACACCGACACCTATCAGGAAATCTACGACGAGGTCCGCGACCGAACGGACATCCTGATCAACTTCTCGACCGGCGCGATGGACGCGACCGTCGAGGAACGGCTGGAGTACCTGCGGGAGGTCCAGCCGGACATCGCGGCCCTCAACATGGGGTCGATGAACTACGCGAAATACAGCGAATCCCGCGAGGATTTCGTGTTCAACATGGTCTTCGAGAACTCCTTCGACGACATTCAGACGTTCGTACAGACGATGAACGAGGCCGGCATCAAGCCTGAGTTGGAGTGTTTCGACACGGGGCATATCGGGAACACGCGCCCGCTCTTGAAATCGGGCGACCTCGACCACCCGCTTCAGTTCAGCCTCATCATGGGCGTCCTCGGCGGGATTCCGGCCACCATCGATAACCTCGCCAATCAGGTCCGGGAACTCCCGGAGAACGCCAACTGGCAGGTCATCGGCATCTCCGAGGACCAATGGCCGCTGGCGTCGGCCGCCCTCTCGATGGGTGGCAACGTCCGCGTCGGCCTCGAAGACAACTTCTACCTGCCGAACGGCGAAATGTCGACCAACCCCGAACTCGTCGGCAAGGCCGCCGAGATGACGCGCAACGTCGGCCGCGAACCCGCGACGCCTGACGAGGCCCGCGAAATTCTGGGGATGGTATAA
- a CDS encoding acyl-CoA carboxylase subunit beta, which produces MKIDIDGDFDERTARAIVTAISQHFGEPIELKGDESSPTESFDEAVITEREEAIRDEIEEIMSGGPERGHEKIEELGKLFVRERMDLVFDDVTFENGTFAGLDNDDWTPADGLITGVAEIDGRDVYFSANDYTVKAGSIGNQGIEKQVRLSERAVDARSPIIRLIDSTGARLTPGERDETESHADRYTGGKSFFNQCIHSGQVPQIGILYGPNIAGSAYTPVFCDFLIMVEGTSGMAIASPRIVEEMTGEQTDMQALGGPEVHAKHSGSADLVVPDEETAAEKARQLLSYLPDDHSDSLPTRPSKPPSLNPKSLDSVIPDQPNEAYDVNQVINRVVDDGSWLELKPDFAPEIVTGFGRIDGSPVGVVANQPDHVSGAIFPDSANKAAGFIWKCDAFGIPLVYLCDTPGFMIGSQVEKDGVLQKGRKFIYATSNAQVPKFCVITRKAYGAGIYAMAGPAFEPDATLALPSAELAVMGPDAAVRAVFARQIDEIDDPAEREAFIEEKKQQYRKDIRKQASNMQVDELVPAGDLREQLVGRLNALDNKQRTEYDRKHGTVLF; this is translated from the coding sequence ATGAAAATAGATATTGACGGCGATTTCGACGAGCGGACTGCGCGAGCGATAGTCACGGCCATCTCCCAACATTTCGGGGAGCCGATAGAATTGAAAGGCGACGAATCGTCGCCGACCGAGTCCTTCGACGAGGCGGTCATCACCGAACGGGAGGAGGCGATTCGCGATGAAATCGAGGAAATCATGTCCGGCGGTCCCGAGCGGGGCCACGAGAAAATCGAAGAGTTGGGCAAACTCTTCGTTCGGGAACGGATGGACCTCGTCTTCGACGACGTGACCTTCGAGAACGGTACGTTCGCGGGCCTCGATAACGACGACTGGACGCCGGCCGACGGCCTGATAACCGGCGTCGCCGAAATCGATGGCCGGGACGTCTACTTCTCGGCGAACGACTATACCGTAAAGGCAGGCTCAATCGGGAATCAGGGCATCGAAAAGCAGGTTCGGCTGAGCGAGCGCGCCGTCGACGCGCGTTCGCCCATCATCCGGCTCATCGACTCGACGGGCGCCCGACTCACGCCGGGCGAACGCGACGAAACCGAGTCCCACGCCGACCGCTACACCGGCGGGAAGTCCTTCTTCAATCAGTGTATCCACTCGGGACAGGTCCCACAAATCGGCATTCTCTATGGGCCGAACATCGCCGGGTCGGCGTACACGCCCGTCTTCTGTGATTTCCTGATCATGGTCGAGGGGACCTCCGGGATGGCTATCGCGTCGCCCCGAATCGTCGAGGAGATGACTGGCGAGCAGACCGACATGCAGGCACTCGGCGGCCCGGAGGTCCACGCGAAACACTCCGGGAGCGCCGACCTCGTGGTTCCCGACGAGGAGACCGCCGCCGAGAAGGCGCGACAACTCCTGAGTTATCTCCCCGACGACCACAGCGACTCGCTGCCGACGAGGCCGTCGAAACCGCCGTCGCTCAACCCCAAGAGCCTCGATAGCGTCATCCCCGACCAGCCGAACGAGGCCTACGACGTCAATCAGGTCATCAACCGGGTCGTCGACGACGGGTCGTGGCTCGAACTGAAGCCCGATTTCGCGCCGGAAATCGTCACCGGATTCGGGCGAATCGACGGCAGCCCCGTCGGTGTCGTTGCGAACCAACCGGACCACGTCTCCGGAGCTATCTTCCCGGATTCGGCCAACAAGGCCGCCGGATTCATCTGGAAGTGCGACGCCTTCGGCATCCCGCTGGTCTACCTCTGTGACACGCCGGGCTTTATGATCGGTTCACAGGTCGAAAAGGACGGCGTCCTCCAGAAAGGCCGGAAGTTCATCTACGCCACCTCGAACGCGCAGGTGCCGAAGTTCTGTGTCATCACTCGCAAGGCCTACGGCGCCGGCATCTACGCGATGGCCGGCCCCGCCTTCGAACCGGACGCCACCCTCGCACTCCCCTCCGCCGAACTCGCGGTCATGGGCCCCGACGCCGCCGTTCGTGCCGTATTCGCCAGACAGATCGATGAAATCGACGACCCCGCCGAACGGGAGGCGTTCATCGAGGAGAAAAAACAGCAATACCGCAAGGACATCCGCAAGCAGGCCTCGAACATGCAGGTCGACGAACTCGTTCCCGCCGGCGACCTCCGGGAGCAACTCGTCGGCCGACTGAACGCGCTGGATAACAAGCAGCGCACGGAGTACGACCGTAAACACGGGACGGTCCTCTTCTGA
- a CDS encoding acyl-CoA dehydrogenase family protein: MAFTVSAEHEAVRQAIREFGENEIRPVAKEYNETKRYPAELLAEAGSYDFVAPKVPEEYGGAGMDTLAELLITEELWRADPGVGGSIAAARFGTEMLLKYGDEWMKEEWLPKITAGETPIATAISEPAHGSNVAGMETRAEKDGDEYVINGSKMWITNGTVADVCIVMAKTSPEDGNQGITAFLTPTDVGGYNAERITNKLGIAAQDTAEIVLDDLRVPAENVIGDLDEGFYQLMEFFAPARADVAAQATGVAQAALDAALDYAGEREQFGQQIGEFQAIRHKLAEMATDIEAARSLTYRAAGALEDGEDPLATRMASMAKLFASEHAVDVTDEAIQVHGGAGYVSDHPVERYYRDARVTKIYDGTSEIQKNIIADHLL; encoded by the coding sequence ATGGCCTTCACAGTGTCAGCCGAACACGAAGCGGTTCGGCAAGCGATTCGCGAGTTCGGCGAAAACGAGATTCGGCCGGTGGCGAAGGAATACAACGAGACAAAGCGCTATCCTGCGGAGTTGCTCGCGGAGGCGGGGAGCTATGACTTCGTCGCCCCCAAAGTTCCCGAAGAGTACGGGGGAGCGGGCATGGACACGCTTGCGGAGTTGCTGATTACCGAGGAGCTCTGGCGGGCGGACCCCGGCGTCGGCGGCTCCATCGCCGCGGCCCGGTTCGGCACCGAGATGCTGTTGAAGTACGGCGACGAGTGGATGAAAGAAGAGTGGCTCCCGAAGATAACCGCCGGGGAGACCCCAATCGCGACGGCCATCAGCGAACCCGCACACGGTTCGAACGTCGCCGGGATGGAGACCCGCGCGGAGAAGGATGGTGACGAATACGTCATCAACGGCAGCAAGATGTGGATCACGAACGGAACCGTCGCCGACGTCTGTATCGTGATGGCCAAGACCTCCCCCGAGGACGGCAACCAAGGCATTACGGCGTTTCTGACGCCGACCGACGTCGGCGGCTACAATGCCGAGCGCATCACGAACAAACTCGGCATCGCGGCCCAGGACACCGCCGAAATCGTCCTCGATGACCTCCGAGTCCCTGCCGAGAACGTCATCGGGGACCTCGACGAGGGCTTCTACCAACTCATGGAGTTTTTCGCCCCCGCGCGGGCCGACGTCGCGGCCCAGGCGACCGGCGTCGCACAGGCCGCCCTCGATGCGGCGCTGGATTACGCGGGCGAACGCGAGCAGTTCGGCCAGCAAATCGGGGAGTTTCAGGCGATTCGACACAAACTCGCCGAGATGGCGACGGATATCGAGGCCGCCCGCTCGTTGACTTACCGGGCGGCCGGGGCACTCGAAGACGGCGAGGACCCGCTGGCCACCCGAATGGCCAGCATGGCGAAACTCTTCGCCAGCGAACACGCCGTCGACGTGACCGACGAGGCGATTCAGGTCCACGGCGGGGCCGGCTACGTCTCCGACCACCCGGTCGAACGCTACTACCGGGACGCGAGGGTCACGAAGATCTACGACGGAACCAGCGAAATCCAGAAGAACATCATCGCCGACCACCTCCTGTAG